One region of Primulina tabacum isolate GXHZ01 chromosome 1, ASM2559414v2, whole genome shotgun sequence genomic DNA includes:
- the LOC142516943 gene encoding GDSL esterase/lipase At5g33370-like, which produces MKMSNLATVSCFFIIYIITLASKTLKVDAENRAFFVFGDSLVDNGNNNYLATTARADAPPYGIDYPTHRPTGRFSNGLNIPDIISEKMGWEATLPYLSPELRGQRLLVGANFASAGVGVLNDTGIQFVNIIRIYDQLNYFGQYQQRVSALIGEEETQRLVKDSLTLMTLGGNDFVNNYYLVPFSARSRQFTLQEYVPYVISEYKKVLQRLYRLGARRVLVTGTGPLGCVPAELAQHSRNGECAEELQHAASLFNPQLKKMLNQLNQDIGTNVFIAANINQMHMDFFSNPRNFGFTTSKIACCGQGRFNGLGLCTPLSNLCPNRDQYVFWDPFHPSERANRLIVQQIFNGDNNLMHPMNLSTMFPNYSRA; this is translated from the exons ATGAAAATGTCTAATTTAGCTACTGTTTCATgtttctttattatttatataataacattagCGTCGAAAACTTTGAAAGTTGATGCTGAAAATAGAGCATTCTTTGTATTTGGAGATTCATTGGTGGACAATGGCAACAACAACTACTTGGCCACCACGGCTAGGGCCGATGCTCCGCCCTACGGGATCGACTATCCAACACATCGCCCCACGGGACGATTCTCCAATGGCCTAAACATTCCCGATATAATTA GTGAAAAAATGGGTTGGGAGGCCACATTGCCTTACTTGAGTCCAGAGCTTAGGGGACAGAGACTGTTAGTTGGTGCCAACTTTGCCTCTGCTGGAGTGGGAGTGCTTAATGACACTGGAATTCAATTT GTTAACATCATAAGAATTTATGATCAATTAAACTATTTTGGGCAATATCAGCAAAGGGTGAGTGCATTAATAGGAGAGGAGGAGACCCAAAGACTTGTGAAAGATTCACTCACTCTCATGACTTTGGGAGGCAATGATTTTGTGAACAATTACTATTTGGTGCCCTTTTCAGCAAGATCAAGACAATTCACACTCCAAGAATATGTCCCATATGTCATTTCGGAGTACAAAAAAGTGTTAcag AGGCTTTATCGACTTGGAGCTCGCCGGGTTCTCGTGACCGGAACGGGGCCACTAGGTTGTGTGCCAGCGGAACTAGCACAACATAGTAGAAATGGCGAATGCGCGGAAGAACTACAGCATGCTGCATCTCTTTTCAACCCCCAACTGAAAAAAATGCTCAATCAACTTAACCAAGATATTGGAACCAATGTTTTCATCGCGGCAAACATCAATCAAATGCACATGGATTTTTTTTCCAATCCTCGAAATTTCG GATTCACAACCTCAAAGATAGCTTGTTGTGGACAGGGCCGATTCAACGGGTTGGGTCTTTGCACACCCCTATCGAACTTGTGCCCAAATCGGGACCAATACGTGTTTTGGGATCCGTTTCATCCATCCGAAAGGGCCAACCGACTCATAGTCCAACAAATCTTTAATGGTGACAACAATTTGATGCACCCCATGAATCTCAGCACCATGTTTCCCAACTATTCCAGGGCTTGA